The following are encoded together in the Tripterygium wilfordii isolate XIE 37 chromosome 18, ASM1340144v1, whole genome shotgun sequence genome:
- the LOC119984142 gene encoding probable receptor-like protein kinase At1g11050 has product MQKLDLVLIFSFLSLTYAASNTSTTCPIDLSYVLRIPWNSSGCQSYHPPVNPTDNTKSPCCQALLSLFGIGLAQNLKKTTLFQLPNLNASTSCLEDFQAKLTSLSLPGNLVPLCLDPMQFVLTRNICANIETSQDWLSKLGKSTPLDSGCSPDLTDLTSCDACVAAGFKVQSMLLLIDGNKTHATDCFYFTILYAAGIVNKLGPESDGAASCIFGLSLNSQVGSAHKGHSSLVFGLTGASVAVLVMSCFLGMYFWWDKRWRKKRVGGSNSGFGSGFDLDEQGSRPKLRPNTGSIWFKIEDLERATNKFSQKNFIGRGGFGFVYKGVLPDGTEVAVKQIIESDFQGDTEFRNEIEIISNLKHRNLVPLRGCCVVDGDENYHESGSQRYLIYDYMPNGNLDDHLFPSPNNGGTRLNWPQRKSIILDVAKGLAYLHYGVKPAIYHRDIKATNILLDVHMRARVADFGLAKQTREGQSHLTTRVAGTHGYLAPEYALYGQLTEKSDVYSFGVVVLEIMCGRKALDLSSSGLPQAFLITDWAWSFVKTGKTHEALDRYLLKDDDSVNSNPKAIMERFVQVGILCAHVMVALRPTILEALKMLEGDIEVPPIPDRPVPLGHPSFHSHGDTFSISPALSGPQLHTGDLLR; this is encoded by the coding sequence ATGCAGAAACTTGATTTGGTACTGattttctcctttctttctctcaccTATGCAGcctcaaacacatcaacaacatGTCCCATAGACCTTAGTTATGTTCTGAGAATCCCATGGAACTCCTCTGGCTGCCAGAGCTACCATCCACCAGTAAACCCAACAGACAACACCAAGAGTCCTTGTTGCCAGGCCCTTCTCTCACTCTTTGGCATAGGCCTTGCACAGAACCTGAAAAAGACCACTCTATTTCAACTTCCAAACTTGAACGCATCCACTTCTTGCCTTGAAGATTTTCAGGCAAAactcacctctctctctcttccaggCAATCTTGTTCCTCTTTGCTTGGACCCTATGCAGTTTGTCTTGACACGAAACATTTGTGCAAATATTGAGACATCTCAGGATTGGCTTTCCAAATTGGGTAAGTCAACACCTCTTGATTCTGGTTGCAGTCCTGATCTTACTGATCTTACATCCTGTGATGCTTGTGTGGCTGCTGGGTTTAAGGTTCAGTCCATGTTGCTGTTAATTGATGGTAATAAAACTCATGCCACTGATTGTTTTTATTTCACAATTCTTTATGCTGCTGGTATTGTTAACAAGTTGGGTCCTGAGAGTGATGGTGCTGCGTCATGTATATTTGGCTTGTCCTTAAATTCACAAGTGGGTTCAGCTCATAAGGGCCACTCATCTCTTGTTTTTGGGTTAACTGGGGCTAGTGTTGCTGTTCTGGTCATGTCTTGTTTTCTAGGAATGTACTTTTGGTGGGATAAGAggtggagaaagaaaagggttgGCGGGTCTAATTCAGGTTTTGGTTCTGGTTTTGATTTAGATGAACAAGGTTCTAGGCCAAAACTGAGGCCAAATACGGGTTCAATTTGGTTCAAAATTGAAGATCTTGAGAGGGCAACAAATAAATTTTCTCAGAAGAATTTTATTGGAAGAGGtgggtttggttttgtttaCAAGGGAGTTTTGCCAGATGGAACAGAGGTTGCGGTTAAGCAGATTATAGAATCTGATTTCCAGGGTGATACTGAATTTCGCAATGAGATTGAGATTATTAGCAATTTGAAGCATCGGAATTTGGTACCTCTTAGAGGGTGTTGTGTGGTTGATGGTGACGAGAATTATCATGAGAGTGGGAGCCAGAGGTATCTTATTTATGATTACATGCCGAATGGGAATCTTGATGATCACTTGTTTCCATCGCCGAATAATGGAGGAACACGATTGAATTGGCCCCAAAGAAAGAGCATAATTTTGGATGTGGCTAAGGGCTTAGCTTATTTGCACTATGGAGTGAAGCCTGCAATATACCATAGGGACATTAAGGCCACAAACATATTATTAGATGTTCATATGAGAGCTAGAGTTGCAGATTTCGGGTTGGCCAAGCAGACCAGGGAAGGCCAGTCTCATCTCACTACTAGAGTGGCAGGAACTCATGGGTACTTGGCCCCTGAATATGCACTTTACGGGCAATTGACTGAGAAGAGTGATGTGTATAGCTTTGGAGTGGTGGTGTTAGAGATAATGTGTGGGAGAAAAGCTCTTGATTTGTCTTCATCGGGTTTGCCACAAGCATTTTTGATCACCGATTGGGCTTGGTCATTTGTGAAAACTGGGAAAACACATGAGGCTTTGGATCGTTATCTTTTGAAAGATGATGATTCCGTGAATTCCAATCCAAAAGCAATaatggagagatttgtgcaGGTGGGGATATTGTGTGCTCATGTGATGGTGGCTTTAAGGCCTACCATTTTGGAGGCACTGAAAATGTTGGAAGGTGACATTGAAGTTCCTCCTATCCCGGATCGGCCAGTGCCCCTTGGTCATCCTTCATTTCACAGTCATGGTGATACTTTCAGCATCTCACCAGCATTGAGCGGGCCACAGTTACATACTGGGGACTTGCTTAGGTAA